The Deefgea tanakiae DNA segment GGAACGCTTCAGCAGCTTTGTGCCGAACCCGTTATACTGCAGCAGATTAAATGAAAGGAAATTGAATATGAACGCAAAAATCAAACGCCTCAGCAAGCGCCAACAAAAACGTTACTTATTGCGTGAAGCAGAAAAAATCTTGTGTGAGTTGCTCTTGAGCCCAACCGCGCCGACGAATGTGCAAATCGAAGCTGCGGTCACTGAGCGCTATAACGAGATTTTCAAAAAAGCGTAATTGGCTTTGGCTGTGAAATTTGCCGGTGAAAAAAACCTGCGACCATTCTGGCGCAGGTTTTTTTACGTTAGCCCAATGCATTGTGGATATTACCTTGGCAAATGCAGCGTAGGGGCGTAAGTTGAAGGCTGACCATCGCCTTGGAGGGAAATATGCTCAATCCTTTTGCTACAGAGTCGGTGACATTCGAAACGCCGGTCGCAATGCTGATTGCTTGCCATGATAGGGTGCGGCAATACGCTTCGCTGACCGAAAGTCTCGCCGTGCATCTACAACAAAATGGCGCCGATGCTGCAGCAGTGGCAGGGGCGCAATCGATTTTGCGCTATTTTGATATTGCCGCGCCACTGCACCATCAAGACGAAGACGATGATTTATTTCCGGCTTTACTCAGAAAAGCGACGCCACAATTGGCCAGCGTCATCGCAGACATTACCGCTGAACATGATGAACTTGGGGCGCTGTGGCAACAAGTGCGTGCTGCTTTGTTGGCAGTGATTGCGGGCGATGCAAAGGCTTTGGATGCGCAACTGGCTCAGCAATTTGCAATGCGCTACCCCGCGCATGCCGCGCGCGAGGAAAATGAGATTTACCCATTTGCTGCGCAATTATTGGATGATGCCTGTTTGGCGCAATTGGGTAAAACGATGTCGGCTCGTCGTCAAGCAGCCTAAACATGCGGTTTGGCCCAGCGATTCATAATTTCATTGAGTGCTTGCGCGGTGAGTGGCTTGGTGACAAAGTCATTCATGCCGGCATCAAGGCAGGCTCGCGGTCTTCTTGGACGGTGTTGGATGTTAAGGCCATAATCGATAACAGGGCTTTGTCATTTTGCAGTGCGCGAATCGCTCGAGTGGCGGTGAAGCCATCGATGATGGGCATTTGGCAGTAATCCATCAATACCAGCGAGAACTCTTGCTGCTCCTGCATTGTTAAATCAAACCCGCCGCAATCACGATCAACAAAGTGATGCCAAAGTGCCGAGAACTAAAGAGAGAAAATAAGCCCGTCATAAGCTCATTTGTCGGTGTGAATTGGCGCTGTAGCAAGAAAAGCACAGCGCCGCTGATGACTTAGGCGCGTAATTGTCGAGCAAATAAATCTAAAGCAAGTTGATTACCAATCATCGCCAATTGCGGATCATAACGATCGCCTTCATCGCGCATAAACGCGTGGGGGCCATTAAATTCATGCCAAGTGAAGGTTTTTTCCGCAGCAACCAGCGCTTGATAAACTTGAGCGCGGCCAGAGGCCGGAATATGTGGGTCTTGCTTGCCCCAAATCATCAATAATTCGCCGCTGATTTCGCCAAGGCGTTCCATGCTGTGTTGACCGGGCTGATTCGGGATCACATTCGTGTGTAAATCGGTCGCATAAAAGCAAGCTGTGGCTTTGATTTCTGGCTGCAAAGCCGCACGGAAAGCCAAATGTCCGCCAATACAAAAACCCATCGCACCAAATAGGCCATTGCACCAAGGTTGTGTTTTCGCCCAAGCGATGGTCGCGGCGTTATCCGTGTCGTAGCCTTCGACTGACTTGGCCATTTTATCGGCATTGCCTTTATCGCGACCTGCGTCGTCATAAGCCAGCACAGTACCAATTGGATTGAGTTCATGGAACACTTCCGGCACGAGCACGTTGTAGCCGTAGCCAGCAATCAAGCGCGCTGCACGCTCGATCGGCCCGGTTTGCTGGAAAATTTCAGAGTAAAACAAAATCGTAGGGTAGCTACCATTGTCGGCAGGGCGATGGATAAAGGTGCGCATCACGCCCGTTGGAGTGGCTAAGTCGGAAAACTCGCTTTTGATCATCATAATGAAGGTGTTCCTCTGATTAACACACAATAGAAAAACGCCCCGTGGGGCGTTTGCAGAAATTACTTGGTGAGCTTTTCGAGTGCTTCGCGGTATTTAGCCGCAGTTTTGTCGGCCACTTCTTGCGGTAGCACTGGCGCTGGTGGAGTTTTGTCCCAGCCTGTTGTTTCTAGCCAGTCACGAACGAATTGTTTATCGTAGCTTGGCGGGTTGCTGCCGGGTTGGTATTGGTCTGCAGGCCAGAAGCGGCTTGAGTCTGGCGTCAATGCCTCGTCCATTAGGCAGAGTGTACCGTTTTCATCCAGACCAAATTCAAACTTGGTGTCACCAATAATGATGCCGCGCGTTGCTGCGTATTCGCTGGCGGTTTTGTACAGCAAGATCGCCGTCGCGCTCACTTTAGCAGCGAGTTCTGCGCCCAAGATTTCTTCGCAACGTGCATAGCTGATGTTTTCATCGTGATCGCCCAGCTCGGCTTTGGTTGATGGCGTAAAAATTGGCTCTGGTAGTTTATCTGCTTCGCGCAAACCGGCTGGCAAAGCGATACCGCAGACAGTATTGCTCTGCTGGTATTCTTTCCAGCCGCTGCCAGCGATATACCCACGAACAATTGCTTCAACAGGGACAGGCTTGAGGCGTTTGCACACCACGGCACGGCCTTCAACTTGCGGTAGATCTTCGGCAGACACAACGTCTTCAGGTTGATCTCCAGTGAAATGGCTAGGCACCACGTCTTTGAGTTTTTCAAACCAGAAGTTTGAAATTGCAGTGAGGATTTTGCCTTTTTCTGGAATTGGTTCGGCCAAAATGACGTCAAATGCTGATAGGCGATCGGTAGCAATCATTAACATGCGGGTATCGTCAATTTCGTACAGGTCGCGCACTTTGCCCGAGTAGATTTTTTTTAGGCTGGTCAAATTGGTGGTGGTCAGGCCGGACATACGGGTCTCCAGTGGCAACAGATCGGCTGCATCGTAAAGCAAAAGTGTTCTTGCATCGTTGTCTCGCCTTGCAGTACTTAATCTACTGTCTGCGATTTGCCCGCCTTGCCATCACACTTTTGCACGTGTACGTGCTCAGCCAAGAATCAAAAATTAGGCTGCTATTTTGCCTGATTTTACTCACTTCTGCATGCTTGTACGATGACCGCAGTGAATCTCTGGCGATAAATTACAGCGCTTGTTCTAAGCGGAAGACTTTGGCTGCTTCGCCAAGGTGATCAAGGCGGGTTTCCCAACCTTCGGTGGTAAAACCTAGTTTTTGATAAAACGCCAATCCCGTTGTATTGCTTTCATAGCAAATCGTCGCAATCACTTGTGATTGATAGCGTTCTTTGGCAATGGTTTTGAGTGCGCTGATTAGAAAGTTGGCCACGCCACAGCGACGGCGCTCCGGATGAACAATTAAATGGCCGATCCATGCTTTTTGCGCGCGCGGATTGTACAAATTGGCAAAGCCAACGACGCGGTCTTGCTCGCAAACAACAAAGCCTTCTTCATGGCTCGCTAAGTGTTCAATCAGTTGCAGCGTTTCGGCTGGCCATGCGGCACGTGGAAACAGGTGGCGTAGTTCTTCGGCTGTGCGAGCCCATGAAATAACAAACAACAGGTCGTCGAGTGTAGCTCGGCGAAAGGCATATCGAGAGAGTTGTTTCATAAGGGTTTTTATCTAGAACGGCACTAAAGTCTTGATACTAACCGATGTTTGTCAGTATGTAGAAATTTAATCCTCAGAAAGGGCTTGTATGTTGCAATGCTTTAAGGCTTCGCGGCGCGAGAGCGCTAAAAGTAGGGTTTTATCGGCTGCGATTTTCCACCCGAGCTGATAAATAATTGCAGTGCGGCGTAGCCACAGATGGGGCGAGGTTTGCCATTGATCAAGCAGGGCAATCGGTGAGGTTTGCGGCGCGCTATAAGAGCAGGTGCTGATACTCTCAGCTTTAATAGCGCGCCAACATGCTAGAGGGTTTCTTTGATGGCACGGGCTTGTTCGAGTGCGGCATCGGCGCTGGTAGCCAATACGTTAAAATGCCCCATTTTTCGTCCTGGACGCGCTAGTTTTTTACCATATAAATGCAACTTAGTATTAGGCGCCGTCATCAAGATTTCCCAGTGCGGCTCGCTACCATCGTCACCCCATGAGTCGCCAAGCAGATTCACCATCACGGTGGGGCTCAGGAGATCTGTTTTGCCTGGATAGAGGCCGCACATCGCACGAACTTGTTGCTCGAACTGCGTGGTGAGCGTGGCGTTCAGTGTGTAATGGCCAGAGTTATGTGGGCGTGGCGCCATTTCGTTGATGACGAGTTCATCGCCTTCGAGTACGAAAAATTCCACCGCCATCACGCCAACGTAATCGAGTTTCTCTGCCAATTGCATCGCCATTTGGCGTGCGCGGTCGGCCAATGCCGTGCTAATGCGCGCTGGCACAATCGACACATCCAAAATGCCGTTAAGGTGTTCGTTTTCCGCGACAGGGAAACAGGCCACTTCACCAGCGCGGGTGCGAGTGACAATCGCTGAAATTTCACTCACCAGCGGCATCATTTTTTCTAAAACACAGGGCTGATGTTTCATTTCGGCATGTGCAAAACGCACGTCTTCAGCCGTTTTAACGCGAACTTGGCCCTTTCCGTCATAACCCAAACGCGCTGTTTTTAAAATGCCTGGCAAATACGCCGACAAATCACCTTCCAAGCTGGCTGCATTTTTAACGGCTAAAAATGGCGCCACATCCAAACCGGCATCGCGAATAAAGTTTTTCTCGGCGATTCGGTCTTGGGCAATTTCGACGCAATCCCCGCTGGGTGCAACAGGAATGTCTTGGGCGGCAAGCCAGCGCATTGAGTCGGCGTTGACGTTTTCAAACTCAGTCGTGATCGCAGCACAGTGTGTGGCCATGTATTGCAAGGCTTCAGGATCGGTAAAGGATTTACACAGGTGCACATCGGCAAACTCTGCCGCAGGCGCGTGAGAGTCAGGGTCGAGTACAGTCACGCCGTAGCCCATGTTTTTTGCGGCACTCGCAAACATACGGCCCAATTGACCGCCACCTAAAATACCCAGCATGGCCGGTGGTAGGATGATTTTATTGCCCATTTTCATTATTCCTTAAGTCCAATCACTGCTTTGCAGCTTGAAGCACACGCCTACCAAAAAACCAAGGATGCTGTATGGCAAACTACATTCATTTGCCATTTTGGTTTTTCCTTAATTTCATTTTCTGCTTGAAAGCTTGATGTGATTTATAGCCGTATGCACCCATGCCATAGAGTATGCCACCGACTATACCCACAGGCAGGGCGTCAATTACCCCAGCCATAAAAGAAGTTTGGCCGCTCGCGTAGCGCAGAGCAGCCAAAAGTAAAATACACGGGACACCCCAAAGTACGCATCCTCTGAATAAAACCCAATACCAAAACGACCGCATCGGGGGTAATTCTGATTCGGGCTTCATGTGTCCTCGGTTTGCTTGAGTGTCTGTGCGTCGCCAGACACCGTCTCTAATCAGAGTTTATTCTACTGCAGGTAGTTCCATTGCTAACACAGTTTGTTTCTGTGTTTCACGGAAGGCGTTCAGTTTGGCGGCCAACTCTGGATTTTGATTCGCAATCATTGATATCGCAAACAGCGCCGCATTGGCTGCACCGGCTTCACCAATCGCAAAAGTTGCGACTGGAATGCCTTTTGGCATTTGCACAATCGACAAGAGCGAGTCTTCACCACGTAGGTATTTCGACGGCACTGGCACGCCTAATACCGGCACAATCGTTTTCGCTGCCAACATGCCTGGCAAATGCGCTGCGCCACCGGCACCGGCAATAATGCAGGTGAGTCCACGTTCGGCGGCGGTTTCTGCATACGAAAACAATAAATCAGGGGTACGGTGCGCGGAAACTACACGGCACTCAAATTCGATACCAAACGCTTGCAGCTGTTTGGCCGCGTGCTGCATGACATCCCAATCGCTATTACTACCCATTACTACGCCGACTTGGATCATCGCGGCTACCCTCAAGGCAAAACACGCGATTTTACCGAAGAACACACCACTTTTGATAGCAATCTTGACCAAAGGCGGCAAAGATAAGACAAAATCAATAAATTATTAAATATTAGTATTGACTAATATTTAAATGGCTAGCAATATTGAACGCATGCAGTGGTTTGCTGCATGAAGTTTCGTTTCCATCCTATGTCTATTGAGCGCCAGATCGATTGATCTGGCGTTTTTTTTCAAGGCTCAATGATGATCTGTACGTAATCATTGTGCCAACCGGGTTTGGCTGGCTGATTGCCAAAAACAACAGACCAAAAAATGACAAGTGCCGATGCGCCTGCACTTGCAATGTTTCCGATTGCGGCATCGCCGTCAGGCGGTATGCCAAACACTTGGTTACAGGGACCTCCCCAGTTCGGGTCAAGGCAGAGTTGATAGCTTAGCAGTGAGCTTGGGTCTTCTCCCATGAGCTGTCGATGTTGAATGCTACCGGAGGTTTGTGACGGCCCTGCCTTTACTGTAAAACTGGTTGCCTCAGAGCAGAAAATTTGCATAAAAAATAGCGCACGCACGCCATTTATTGAGGTAATCGGATCGTATTGACCTATCGTCGCTTGAGGAGGGGTAACTGTGCAGGCCCCCCAACTGAGCGCACTCATAAAAACACTGAGAAAGAGTAGCCTAATTTTAATTGCCATCAATACTCCTTGGCGGGGCAGGTAATCGGCGCGATTTCAGTGATGAATTCGCTGGATGTTGGAATATACAATTCACCACTGCACAAAGTGGAATCAAATCGATGTAATCCTGCTGGAAGCGCTTCACTATAGAAGCGGCCATCTAAGGCCGTATGTAATTGCACAATCCCCTGAGCTGTCACAACATCAAGCAATTGATTTGATAATGGAAGGCCGTTAGCCAGAAAGAAACGCCCGCTAACAGCTGTGATTGAGGTGGCATCAAATTTAACGATTCGACCGTCATTATTACCCGTGAGTAATTCTTGTTGTACCGTACTCAGTCGATATTGGATTGGGATGTGGTCTTGTTCGATTCCTATTTGATGGAAACCGTAGCTAGCTAATTCTGGTATAAAAACCGTGCCGTCGGACGAGGTTCTACCGACCTCACTCCCGTTGTGCATTGCAGCTACATTTGCAATTTGAGGAAGTTCAATGACGGCAAAACTTTGTGAAATTGGGCGGGTGAGTGCATAGTGTCCACCCACGTAAGCAAGTGCGCCAGACCACGCAGCTTGCCAGTTGCTTGTCGTTGATTTAGCGCGTTGATTGCGCATCGCAGAGAGATCGATTTGACCATGCTGGCGCTTGTTTTGTATCCATGCTGTGTATTCTTCACCATCACGTTGTTGTTGTGCGCCAAAATTGTAGGCCCAGCCTTCGCCCGTTGTTGAGTTTTGACCAAAACTCATTCCAGCTAACACTTCCGAGTTTTCGTAGCGTGCGCTGCTTGAAATGCTCCGATTTTGATCAAAAAACCAAGCAAGATTTAAAAATCCTGACCATGTTTGCCCTGAGTGTCGATCTTGGAGTTGGGCTTGCGCAGAAAATGACAGCTGCTTGATTGGCGATATTGCATAAGCGAATTGGTAACGATTAAAAGTAAGTGCATCGGTTTGCCCCATCTGGCGACCGACATCGATACTGATGTTGCCAAACTGACTATTGCCCCAGCCTGCGCCGATATTTGCCGACCAATCTGGAGCGGTGATCACTGAGTTGTTTTTAAAAAAGTTTTTGTCTTGCCGACGCGCAGTAGCAGAAAGACTAAGGGATTGATTGAGGTAGCGATATTGCACTAATTGCGCATCGCCTGTGTTTTGTTGCTCATGCTGGGCCCATGCAAATGCACTTGCTAAAGTGCCATACGTTGAAAGCCCGAAGTTGGCAAGAATCCCGCCACTATTCCTCTCTTGGTTTCCACTAGCCTGAGCGCCCAAAGTAAACCAATCGGTAATCCCAGCGCGTTGGTAGATTGAATAAGTAAAACCATTGTAGCGATCAAAGCTGGCATTTTCCCGTTCCACGCCGGCGCTGTAATTGAAATCAGTAAGGCCAGCTTTGAGTAAAGAGTCGTCAAAATAATGAGGGACGTTGATTCTTTGTGTGTTACCCGCTGCATCACGTATCAATATTTCAATATTTTGCAGACCCGATACCAAATTTAAATTACCAAAGTTATAAATCCCTGGCTGTAAACTTTGAGTGCTTACACGTTGACCATTTAAATAAATCTCTGCGGTTGAGGGTTGGGTTACGGCTGCTTGAGTACTAAAGCTAGGGCTGCTCATAAAATTGGGCTGCATATTAAATGCGCGAGAAACACTTAAACCCGCCATATTTTGACTAAAGCCCAGGGCGCCCATAGATGGCGTAATGTCACCGGCACTCGCTCGCAGCATTTGATCCGGTCGATCGTAATCTAGTGTTGTCTTGAGCCTAGTCCATTGATGCTGGTTGTTTTGCGTACTATAGAAATGAGCGCTACGAAAGTTCCAAGGCCCCTGATTTAAATTGAGTGTGGGGTTAAGTTGGTAATCTAAATCATTCCCATCAACCTGGTTAAAAACCGTGATTTGGTAGTTGAGATATCCTGAGAATGGGGCAGGCTCAGGGTAAAGCTGATTGCGACTGTTGTTGAGGCTGATTTGCCGCTCACCAAATTCACTGGCTGAGGCCGTGAGCGAAAGACTTAAGGTTGCGGTATCGATTTCGCTCTCGATGCCGATAAGGCGATCGACACGAAAAAAGGCTTCTCCAGCAAGTACTTGCTGCTCTCCCTTGGGGGTATTGATCCCAGCTTCTTGAATTGTGTTTTCTTTAAGCCAATACCCGCCTTGATCGTAAATGGCTGGCACATCGCCTTGAGGGACACCATTGACACTCAGTTTCAAAAACAGGTTTTCGGCGGCTAGCGCTATCGAACACGATAGGCTAGCCATGATGAGTAGTATTAGTTTGAGCACACTTGCTGAGGGATGAGCAATTGTTGCGTATTATTTGAACGATCAGTTTCAATCACGATCCGTTGCGGGCTATCCGCGCAGGCATTTTTCGGAAGCGCTAATTGATAGTTGCGGCTAGATCCTGGTTGTAAGTACCAGTTGTCAAATTGGTTGATGCTGGCGCCCTGATTACCGATTGCAACGCGGCGCAGACGATGCGTCACGTTTCCGTCATTGCTGAGTGTAAACGTGAGTTTGCCTTGGTCGATTTGTACCGGTGACACTGTTAGCTTTGGGCTAACTTTGACGGGCTGAATGAAAACGGGCACACCAAAACTCACGGCCATAGCCAGTTGACCACCTTGTGAGCCATCTGCCGGCATGCTCGGTTGTTCGATGAAATAAAGTCGGTACGCTAGTTCTTTGGCATCGCTGGGTGCTCGGCGAGCAACGCGAACAACTTGCTTCTTTTTGGGAGGAATTTCAAATTGGCGAGGGAAATACACTAATTCATCAGGTGCTTCAGTGTAAGTATCATTGCCAGATGCGTCCTGTGTCCAGCGTTTTAATTCTAGAGAAACCCGCAATGGAGAGTCTCCGTTATTGCTTACCGTAATGGCTTCACTATTTCTTGTAGCAGGAAGCTCCGCACGAATAGGGCTTACTGTAAATTCACCAGCCAAACTAACTGCTGCAGTTGTTGCAAAGAGCGTTGCGAGAATCCAGCGCATAATCACCGCCTGTATATGAAATGATAGGATTTTTAGATTTGAGTTTTAATTATTCTTGAGTGCGCTAGTTATGCGGAGTGGTCAGCAGGCTAGCCAGCATCAGCACTAGAGGTTGATCGTCAAAATCACGGTATCGGTATAACCGTTGGCCACTGTCGCATTATTGATGTCTGTTCCTAGCACTGTAGCAGTCAACAGGATGTCTTTAAGGGTGCCAGGACCGGTGCCAACGCCAGTTGTTGGAGTCAATGTCAGGGTATAAGGCAAATAGTATTGACTACTTTGCATTTTTTTTTGTGTGCCTGTTGCATGCAAACCGTTGTTTAGGGTGATTGTGTAATTTACACCATTGCTACACCAGAACTGGGTTACGCCGTTTTTACTTTGATCGCCGGAGTTTGCACTGAGGGTGCCCATATCAATAATCACGTCATTACCATCTGCAAATGAGCATGAGCCTTTGACATTGGCTTTTACTTTGACATTGGTGCTGGCTGCAAAGGTGCTGGGGCTGATTGCGATTAAAGATAGAGATATCGCACTCGCTAAAAAAAAGTTTTTCATCGCAACTCTCCTAATGAGTTTAAGCCTGCCTTACTGAAGTAAGGTAGACCAATTGCATAATGATATGCATGCCAATAAAAAAAGGCGAATTTTTATCACTAGGGGGGTAATCCCCCCACCAAATAATCGTCGTTTTAAGTAGAATTTTCTCCCATCAGCACCGAGGAAGTTCTCCATGAAATCATCACGTTTTTCTGACAGCCAAATCATCGCTATTCTCAAGCAAGCCGAAGGCGGTTCACCAGTGCCTGAGCTGTGCCGCGAGCACGGCTTTAGCTCAGCCACGTTTTACAAATGGCGCGCTAAATTCGGCGGCATGGATGCTTCGCTCATGGCGCGACTCAAAGAACTCGAAGACGAAAACCGACGCCTCAAAAAAATGTATGCCGAAGAACGCCTCAAAGCCGAGATTGTGAAGGAGGCGCTCGAAAAAAAGTGGTAAAGCCATCTCAGCGGCGTGAGATGGCCCACCAAGCGGTGCAACGTCATGGCATGAGCATTGGTTTGGCCTGTCAGGCCTTTGGCATTAGCCAAACTTGTTATCGCTACCAATCCCGCCACTCTGCAGTCAATAATGAGATTGCCGATCATCTAATTCGCTTGACCCACAATCAGCGTAACTGGGGATTCGGGTTGTGCTTTTTGCATCTACGCAACGTCAAAGGATTTCACTGGAATCACAAGCGGGTATACCGGATTTATCGAGAGCTGGAATTGAATCTGCGCATCAAACCTAAGCGCCGCATTGAGCGCGCCAAGCCTGAAGCGTTGGCAGTGCCTGAGGCGGCGAACGAATGCTGGTCAATGGATTTCATGCATGATCAACTGGCGGATGGGCGCAGTATCCGACTGTTCAATGTCATTGACGATTTCAATCGTGAAGCGCTGGCGATGGAAATTGATTTATCGCTGCCAGCAGAACGGGTCATTCGAGCTTTGAATCAAGTGCTCGAATGGCGAGGTCAGCCCAAAGCGATTCGCTGTGACAATGGTCCAGAATACATTAGCCAAAAGGTCAAAGACTGGGCGGAAAAGCTGGGCATCCGACTGATGTATATCCAGCCAGGCAATCCACAACAAAATGCATATGTGGAGCGCTACAACCGGACGGTGCGATACGACTGGCTTAATCACTACCAATTTGAATCGGTAGCCGAAATCCAAGAATTCGCGACCGATTGGGTTTGGACTTACAACAATGAACGGCCAAATATGGCTTTGGGTGGCATTACCCCGAAACAAAAGTTAGCATTAGCTGCTTAACCGTCTACTTCAAACCGCGCTTAAAAATGGGGGGATTACCGGGGAAATTGAGTTGAATCGTTTTGCCATCGCTAGGGCTCAATTGTCAACAGAACAGTGTCTGCGTATTGGCCCACTGGGCGATTTTGGAAATCCGTTTTTTTAACGATGCCGGTGAGCAGTATATCGATTCTGTCGCCTGTGCCTACGCCCTGCTCGGGCGAGGCGGTGAGTGAATAAGGCAACCGTGCAGAGCTGTTAAGCTGTGCCATTTGGCGCTGCTGACCATTGGCATGAAGACCTTGGTTGAGCGTTATACGGAAATTAGTGCCATTGGTGCAATGAATGGGAACGACATTCTTGATGGTGATATCAGCATTGTTGAGGTTGCCAAAATCCTTAATTAAATCGCCGTTGGTTTCGAATCTACAGGCGCTTAAGACCCAGATTCTAACGTTCATCATATTGCTTGCCGCATGGCTAGTATTGAAAAGCAGTGCGGTCAGCAGAACTAAAAATCGTACAAAA contains these protein-coding regions:
- a CDS encoding fimbria/pilus outer membrane usher protein, which gives rise to MLKLILLIMASLSCSIALAAENLFLKLSVNGVPQGDVPAIYDQGGYWLKENTIQEAGINTPKGEQQVLAGEAFFRVDRLIGIESEIDTATLSLSLTASASEFGERQISLNNSRNQLYPEPAPFSGYLNYQITVFNQVDGNDLDYQLNPTLNLNQGPWNFRSAHFYSTQNNQHQWTRLKTTLDYDRPDQMLRASAGDITPSMGALGFSQNMAGLSVSRAFNMQPNFMSSPSFSTQAAVTQPSTAEIYLNGQRVSTQSLQPGIYNFGNLNLVSGLQNIEILIRDAAGNTQRINVPHYFDDSLLKAGLTDFNYSAGVERENASFDRYNGFTYSIYQRAGITDWFTLGAQASGNQERNSGGILANFGLSTYGTLASAFAWAQHEQQNTGDAQLVQYRYLNQSLSLSATARRQDKNFFKNNSVITAPDWSANIGAGWGNSQFGNISIDVGRQMGQTDALTFNRYQFAYAISPIKQLSFSAQAQLQDRHSGQTWSGFLNLAWFFDQNRSISSSARYENSEVLAGMSFGQNSTTGEGWAYNFGAQQQRDGEEYTAWIQNKRQHGQIDLSAMRNQRAKSTTSNWQAAWSGALAYVGGHYALTRPISQSFAVIELPQIANVAAMHNGSEVGRTSSDGTVFIPELASYGFHQIGIEQDHIPIQYRLSTVQQELLTGNNDGRIVKFDATSITAVSGRFFLANGLPLSNQLLDVVTAQGIVQLHTALDGRFYSEALPAGLHRFDSTLCSGELYIPTSSEFITEIAPITCPAKEY
- a CDS encoding phosphoribosylaminoimidazolesuccinocarboxamide synthase — encoded protein: MSGLTTTNLTSLKKIYSGKVRDLYEIDDTRMLMIATDRLSAFDVILAEPIPEKGKILTAISNFWFEKLKDVVPSHFTGDQPEDVVSAEDLPQVEGRAVVCKRLKPVPVEAIVRGYIAGSGWKEYQQSNTVCGIALPAGLREADKLPEPIFTPSTKAELGDHDENISYARCEEILGAELAAKVSATAILLYKTASEYAATRGIIIGDTKFEFGLDENGTLCLMDEALTPDSSRFWPADQYQPGSNPPSYDKQFVRDWLETTGWDKTPPAPVLPQEVADKTAAKYREALEKLTK
- a CDS encoding GNAT family N-acetyltransferase; translation: MKQLSRYAFRRATLDDLLFVISWARTAEELRHLFPRAAWPAETLQLIEHLASHEEGFVVCEQDRVVGFANLYNPRAQKAWIGHLIVHPERRRCGVANFLISALKTIAKERYQSQVIATICYESNTTGLAFYQKLGFTTEGWETRLDHLGEAAKVFRLEQAL
- a CDS encoding DNA alkylation repair protein → MGYQRRCRTRTSPCHQRNPLACWRAIKAESISTCSYSAPQTSPIALLDQWQTSPHLWLRRTAIIYQLGWKIAADKTLLLALSRREALKHCNIQALSED
- a CDS encoding spore coat protein U domain-containing protein encodes the protein MAIKIRLLFLSVFMSALSWGACTVTPPQATIGQYDPITSINGVRALFFMQIFCSEATSFTVKAGPSQTSGSIQHRQLMGEDPSSLLSYQLCLDPNWGGPCNQVFGIPPDGDAAIGNIASAGASALVIFWSVVFGNQPAKPGWHNDYVQIIIEP
- a CDS encoding fimbrial biogenesis chaperone, with product MRWILATLFATTAAVSLAGEFTVSPIRAELPATRNSEAITVSNNGDSPLRVSLELKRWTQDASGNDTYTEAPDELVYFPRQFEIPPKKKQVVRVARRAPSDAKELAYRLYFIEQPSMPADGSQGGQLAMAVSFGVPVFIQPVKVSPKLTVSPVQIDQGKLTFTLSNDGNVTHRLRRVAIGNQGASINQFDNWYLQPGSSRNYQLALPKNACADSPQRIVIETDRSNNTQQLLIPQQVCSN
- a CDS encoding spore coat protein U domain-containing protein, giving the protein MKNFFLASAISLSLIAISPSTFAASTNVKVKANVKGSCSFADGNDVIIDMGTLSANSGDQSKNGVTQFWCSNGVNYTITLNNGLHATGTQKKMQSSQYYLPYTLTLTPTTGVGTGPGTLKDILLTATVLGTDINNATVANGYTDTVILTINL
- the purE gene encoding 5-(carboxyamino)imidazole ribonucleotide mutase; its protein translation is MIQVGVVMGSNSDWDVMQHAAKQLQAFGIEFECRVVSAHRTPDLLFSYAETAAERGLTCIIAGAGGAAHLPGMLAAKTIVPVLGVPVPSKYLRGEDSLLSIVQMPKGIPVATFAIGEAGAANAALFAISMIANQNPELAAKLNAFRETQKQTVLAMELPAVE
- a CDS encoding hemerythrin domain-containing protein, with product MLNPFATESVTFETPVAMLIACHDRVRQYASLTESLAVHLQQNGADAAAVAGAQSILRYFDIAAPLHHQDEDDDLFPALLRKATPQLASVIADITAEHDELGALWQQVRAALLAVIAGDAKALDAQLAQQFAMRYPAHAAREENEIYPFAAQLLDDACLAQLGKTMSARRQAA
- a CDS encoding dienelactone hydrolase family protein; translation: MMIKSEFSDLATPTGVMRTFIHRPADNGSYPTILFYSEIFQQTGPIERAARLIAGYGYNVLVPEVFHELNPIGTVLAYDDAGRDKGNADKMAKSVEGYDTDNAATIAWAKTQPWCNGLFGAMGFCIGGHLAFRAALQPEIKATACFYATDLHTNVIPNQPGQHSMERLGEISGELLMIWGKQDPHIPASGRAQVYQALVAAEKTFTWHEFNGPHAFMRDEGDRYDPQLAMIGNQLALDLFARQLRA
- a CDS encoding 5-(carboxyamino)imidazole ribonucleotide synthase, whose protein sequence is MGNKIILPPAMLGILGGGQLGRMFASAAKNMGYGVTVLDPDSHAPAAEFADVHLCKSFTDPEALQYMATHCAAITTEFENVNADSMRWLAAQDIPVAPSGDCVEIAQDRIAEKNFIRDAGLDVAPFLAVKNAASLEGDLSAYLPGILKTARLGYDGKGQVRVKTAEDVRFAHAEMKHQPCVLEKMMPLVSEISAIVTRTRAGEVACFPVAENEHLNGILDVSIVPARISTALADRARQMAMQLAEKLDYVGVMAVEFFVLEGDELVINEMAPRPHNSGHYTLNATLTTQFEQQVRAMCGLYPGKTDLLSPTVMVNLLGDSWGDDGSEPHWEILMTAPNTKLHLYGKKLARPGRKMGHFNVLATSADAALEQARAIKETL